A region from the Medicago truncatula cultivar Jemalong A17 chromosome 6, MtrunA17r5.0-ANR, whole genome shotgun sequence genome encodes:
- the LOC25479505 gene encoding carboxylesterase 1 — protein MSKNESIDALPLDSNSTIEPIIINHDGSVTRLMKIPNIEPTQDPNNIVLTKDVPLNPIINTWIRLFLPRIALDNPKKLPLIFYYHGGGFIYFSASSTDNHNFCFKLAEKIGVVVASINYRLAPESRLPAAYEDAIEALHWLRTTNEKWVHECCDMSNCYLMGSSAGGNIAYQAGLRCAATVDEFDFDELKIKGLILHQPFFGGSQRTNSELRLENDRGLPLKANDLMWEFALPEGVGRDHKFCNPTVMDEGDDECFNEIKRLRWKILLTGCYGDPLIDRQAEFVKMLRSKGVDVVEYFGEGFHGMELLEPSKDGPLFEQIGYFINQC, from the coding sequence ATGTCTAAGAACGAATCAATAGACGCTTTACCATTAGACTCAAATTCCACCATTGAACCTATTATCATTAATCATGATGGGAGTGTCACAAGGCTCATGAAAATACCTAACATTGAACCTACACAAGACCCAAACAACATTGTTCTCACCAAAGATGTCCCCCTTAACCCTATCATCAACACTTGGATACGTTTGTTTCTACCTCGCATAGCACTTGACAATCCTAAAAAACTCCCTTTAATTTTTTACTACCATGGAGGtggttttatatattttagtgcttCTTCAACGGACAACCATAACTTTTGCTTCAAATTAGCGGAAAAAATCGGCGTCGTGGTTGCGTCCATCAACTATCGTCTCGCACCAGAATCGCGTCTTCCTGCCGCCTATGAGGATGCAATTGAGGCGTTACATTGGTTGAGGACAACAAATGAGAAATGGGTGCATGAATGTTGTGATATGTCAAATTGTTACCTTATGGGATCTAGTGCGGGAGGGAACATCGCGTACCAAGCAGGTTTACGTTGTGCTGCAACAGTTGATGAGTTTGATTTTGACGAACTAAAGATCAAAGGGTTGATATTGCACCAACCATTTTTTGGTGGCTCCCAAAGGACAAATTCGGAATTGAGACTCGAAAATGATCGTGGATTGCCTCTTAAGGCGAATGATCTAATGTGGGAGTTTGCATTGCCTGAGGGTGTAGGTAGGGACCATAAGTTTTGTAATCCGACGGTTATGGATGAAGGAGATGATGAGTGTTTTAATGAAATCAAACGGTTGAGATGGAAAATTCTTTTGACAGGTTGTTATGGAGATCCCTTGATTGATCGTCAGGCTGAGTTTGTGAAGATGTTGAGAAGCAAAGGGGTTGATGTTGTGGAATACTTTGGGGAAGGTTTTCATGGGATGGAACTATTGGAGCCAAGCAAAGATGGACCACTATTTGAACAAATAGGATATTTCATTAATCAATGTTGA